One segment of Tamlana crocina DNA contains the following:
- a CDS encoding PIG-L family deacetylase codes for MQRTLLYLFLFVFTWASLQAQKPKTPSSAEIYKSIQKLNVLGSVLYVAAHPDDENTRLISYISNHLNVNTAYLSLTRGDGGQNLIGPEIRELLGVIRTQELLAARRVDGGEQVFSRANDFGYSKHPDETFDIWNKNEVLSDVVLAIRKFKPDVIINRFDHRSPGTTHGHHTGSAMLSMEAFDLANNPSAFPEQLEHTSIWQPKRIFFNTSWWFYGSEEKFEQADKSNMLSFDIGTYYPLTGISNNEVAALARSQHLSQGFGTNLQRGNQNEYIEFLKGEPLLNNNDMFSGIDTSWNRIKGGKAIGNILNEVEANFNFKNPSEHIPQLVEAYKLLQNIENEYWKTQKSKELKSIIEMCAGLYLEASADTSMATPSETINVNLEVLNRSDVPITLMSLITPNHPNISKNIALKNNVKYNFKEPIKIESEAAYTSPYWLEKKGSLGMYRVDDKSLIGLPETPKTLKVDFHLQIAGTPFTFSKNIIHRYAQPDKGELYRPFEIIPEVSVALTEKVIIFSDDKPRDIHVTVKAGRDNLTGYVQIAHPENWSIYPKKQKINIANKGEEQTLVYTVIPPKNQNEGFLKPTAHIENKTYSKELIEIDYNHIPFQTVLLPSASKIVRLDIKKKGENIAYIPGAGDVVPESLHEIGYNVSVLNPSEITPETLKHFDAVVVGIRAYNTVEELKFKQQILFDFVADGGNMIVQYNTNRGLKTEELAPYELHVSRDRVTDEHAEVRFLKPEHPVLNEPNKITPQDFEGWTQERGLYFPDSWSKEFTPILSLNDKGESPKNGSLLVAKHGKGYYIYTGLSFFREFPAGVSGAYRLFANMLSIGKTDINEQAQLND; via the coding sequence ATGCAAAGAACTTTACTCTACCTGTTTTTATTCGTATTTACTTGGGCTTCTCTTCAAGCCCAAAAACCTAAAACCCCATCTTCTGCCGAAATTTATAAATCCATCCAAAAACTTAATGTTTTGGGCTCGGTGCTTTATGTGGCGGCACATCCCGATGATGAAAACACCCGATTGATTTCGTACATATCCAATCATTTAAACGTCAATACGGCCTACTTGTCGTTAACCCGTGGCGATGGCGGACAAAACCTTATAGGTCCTGAAATCAGGGAACTTTTGGGCGTCATCCGCACCCAGGAACTTTTAGCGGCCAGACGTGTTGATGGTGGCGAACAAGTATTTTCGAGGGCCAACGATTTTGGTTATTCCAAACACCCCGACGAAACTTTCGACATTTGGAATAAAAACGAAGTATTGAGCGATGTGGTTTTGGCTATTAGAAAGTTTAAACCCGATGTGATCATCAATCGTTTTGACCACCGCTCGCCCGGCACTACCCACGGCCACCATACCGGTTCGGCCATGTTGAGCATGGAAGCATTTGATTTGGCCAACAATCCATCTGCCTTTCCCGAGCAACTTGAGCATACTTCCATTTGGCAGCCCAAGCGCATATTTTTTAATACCAGCTGGTGGTTTTATGGCAGCGAGGAAAAGTTTGAACAAGCCGACAAAAGCAACATGCTCAGTTTCGATATTGGCACCTATTATCCACTCACAGGCATCTCAAACAACGAAGTCGCTGCTTTAGCACGGAGCCAGCATTTAAGTCAGGGCTTTGGTACCAACCTACAACGGGGCAATCAAAACGAATACATCGAGTTTTTAAAGGGCGAGCCACTTTTGAACAACAACGATATGTTTTCGGGTATCGATACCTCTTGGAACCGCATTAAAGGCGGAAAGGCCATCGGTAATATTTTGAATGAAGTAGAAGCGAATTTCAATTTTAAAAACCCTTCGGAACATATTCCGCAATTGGTGGAAGCCTACAAATTGCTTCAGAATATTGAGAACGAGTATTGGAAAACCCAAAAATCAAAAGAGCTAAAATCGATTATTGAAATGTGCGCTGGTTTGTATTTAGAGGCTTCAGCCGATACCAGTATGGCCACACCTTCTGAGACTATTAACGTAAACCTTGAAGTGCTGAACAGAAGCGATGTGCCCATTACTTTGATGAGTTTAATTACCCCAAACCACCCCAACATTTCAAAAAATATCGCATTAAAAAATAACGTAAAATATAATTTTAAAGAACCAATAAAAATTGAAAGCGAAGCTGCTTACACCTCACCGTATTGGTTGGAAAAGAAAGGTTCTTTGGGCATGTACCGAGTGGATGACAAATCACTCATCGGTCTCCCCGAAACGCCAAAAACTTTAAAAGTCGATTTCCATTTGCAAATTGCAGGCACACCGTTTACATTTTCAAAAAATATTATTCACCGCTACGCCCAACCCGACAAAGGTGAACTGTACCGTCCGTTTGAAATCATTCCCGAAGTATCGGTTGCCCTTACCGAAAAAGTGATTATTTTCAGCGATGATAAACCACGCGACATTCACGTTACGGTAAAGGCCGGCCGCGATAACTTGACGGGCTACGTACAAATAGCGCATCCTGAAAACTGGAGCATTTACCCCAAAAAGCAAAAGATAAACATAGCTAATAAGGGCGAAGAACAAACATTGGTTTACACGGTTATTCCGCCAAAAAACCAAAATGAAGGCTTCTTAAAACCCACGGCCCATATTGAAAATAAAACCTACTCGAAAGAACTTATTGAAATTGATTATAATCATATTCCGTTTCAAACGGTTTTATTGCCCAGCGCAAGTAAAATTGTGCGTTTAGACATTAAAAAGAAAGGTGAAAATATTGCTTACATTCCTGGTGCGGGCGATGTGGTTCCTGAAAGTTTACACGAAATTGGGTACAACGTTAGCGTGTTGAATCCTTCTGAAATTACTCCCGAAACCTTAAAACATTTTGATGCCGTTGTAGTCGGCATACGGGCATACAATACCGTAGAAGAACTCAAATTTAAACAGCAAATACTTTTCGATTTTGTGGCCGATGGCGGAAACATGATCGTACAATACAACACCAATCGAGGCTTAAAAACTGAAGAGTTGGCTCCGTATGAACTGCACGTATCGCGAGACCGTGTTACCGACGAGCATGCCGAGGTACGCTTTTTAAAACCCGAGCACCCGGTTTTAAATGAACCCAATAAAATTACCCCACAGGATTTTGAAGGCTGGACACAGGAACGCGGACTCTATTTCCCAGATTCTTGGAGCAAGGAATTCACACCCATTTTATCGCTTAACGATAAAGGCGAAAGCCCTAAAAACGGTAGCTTATTGGTTGCCAAACACGGAAAGGGCTATTACATTTACACCGGATTAAGCTTTTTTAGGGAATTCCCTGCCGGCGTTTCCGGGGCCTACCGACTATTTGCTAATATGCTTTCCATTGGCAAAACAGATATCAATGAACAAGCGCAACTCAACGATTAA
- the ytxJ gene encoding bacillithiol system redox-active protein YtxJ produces MGLLNKLFGGSDEPKEEKALPWIELNAVNQLDDIQQKSNEKTQFIFKHSTRCGISRMVKKQFEADYNLNDTDADLYYLDLIAFREVSNEIAAKFQVLHESPQLLAIKNGSVVAHDSHGAINNLDLGQFV; encoded by the coding sequence ATGGGGTTATTAAATAAATTATTTGGAGGTTCAGACGAACCCAAAGAAGAAAAGGCCTTGCCTTGGATTGAATTGAACGCCGTTAATCAGCTGGACGATATTCAGCAAAAATCAAACGAAAAAACACAATTCATCTTTAAACATTCTACGCGTTGTGGTATTAGCCGTATGGTAAAAAAGCAATTTGAGGCCGATTACAATTTAAACGACACCGATGCCGATTTATACTATTTGGATTTAATTGCCTTTCGTGAGGTTTCCAATGAAATTGCGGCTAAGTTTCAAGTGCTTCATGAATCGCCGCAATTGTTGGCCATTAAAAATGGAAGTGTTGTGGCGCACGATAGCCACGGAGCCATCAACAATCTGGATTTAGGTCAGTTTGTTTAA
- a CDS encoding sodium:solute symporter has translation MQILSWIDWTVLSLTLAAIVAYGTWQTRGSKNVTDYLRGGNTSKWWTIGLSVMATQASAITFLSTPGQAFNDGMGFVQFYFGLPIAMIVICMVFIPLYHRLKVYTAYEFLENRFDLKTRTLAAILFLIQRGLAAGITIFAPAIILSVVLGWDLLTLNIAIGVLVIIYTVSGGTRAVNVTQKHQMLVIFIGMLVAFFLIVDKLPQDITFKKALDIAGANGKMEVLDFSFNLNNRYTFWSGIIGGTFLMLSYFGTDQSQVQRYLSGKSVKEMQLGLIFNGLLKIPMQFFILLVGVMVFVFYQFNASPVNFNPTATDLVLSSEYAEDYKTLQQEQQAVFNDKQNIIAAYINDENPKAANYIALANEAQNDIRAEARALIDKASENQDVKVESNDKDYVFIHFILNNLPRGLIGLLLAVILSAAMSSTASELNALGSTTTIDLYKRNTSDKTEEHMVKASKWFTFAWGIMAIAVACVANLAENLIQLVNIIGSIFYGNVLGIFLLAFFFKFVKGNAVFIGALITQTIVIALYFLNEFEIINLPFLWLNFVGCIIVIALACLIQLTQKNDTRESI, from the coding sequence ATGCAGATTTTAAGTTGGATTGATTGGACTGTTTTAAGTTTAACACTCGCCGCTATTGTAGCCTACGGTACCTGGCAAACCCGTGGTAGTAAAAATGTAACGGACTATTTACGTGGTGGGAATACCTCCAAGTGGTGGACTATCGGGCTATCGGTAATGGCCACTCAAGCCAGTGCCATTACGTTTTTATCTACCCCGGGACAAGCGTTTAATGACGGTATGGGCTTTGTTCAGTTTTACTTTGGGCTTCCCATTGCCATGATTGTAATTTGCATGGTTTTTATACCGTTATATCACCGATTAAAAGTGTACACGGCCTACGAGTTTTTGGAAAATCGCTTCGATTTAAAAACCCGAACCTTGGCGGCCATTTTATTTTTGATTCAACGCGGCTTAGCTGCCGGAATCACCATTTTTGCACCAGCCATTATTTTGTCCGTTGTTTTGGGCTGGGATTTATTAACGCTTAATATCGCCATTGGCGTGCTCGTAATTATTTACACCGTTTCGGGCGGTACGCGGGCCGTTAACGTGACTCAAAAACATCAAATGTTGGTGATTTTTATTGGAATGCTGGTCGCTTTCTTTTTGATTGTTGACAAACTTCCGCAAGATATTACCTTTAAAAAAGCACTTGATATCGCTGGCGCCAATGGCAAGATGGAGGTGCTCGATTTTTCATTCAATTTAAATAATCGTTACACCTTTTGGAGCGGCATTATTGGCGGTACTTTTTTGATGCTTTCGTATTTCGGAACCGACCAAAGCCAAGTTCAGCGCTACCTTTCGGGGAAATCGGTTAAGGAAATGCAATTGGGACTTATTTTCAATGGACTGCTGAAAATCCCCATGCAATTTTTCATTCTTTTGGTGGGCGTTATGGTATTTGTTTTTTATCAATTTAATGCCTCACCAGTAAATTTCAACCCAACCGCCACCGATTTGGTTTTAAGCTCGGAATATGCTGAGGATTACAAAACCCTTCAACAAGAACAACAAGCCGTTTTTAACGACAAGCAAAACATCATAGCCGCTTATATTAACGACGAAAACCCCAAAGCAGCCAACTACATCGCTTTGGCCAACGAAGCCCAAAACGATATACGCGCAGAAGCCAGAGCACTAATTGATAAAGCTTCAGAAAACCAAGATGTAAAAGTAGAAAGCAACGATAAGGATTATGTGTTTATTCACTTTATTTTGAACAATTTACCTCGCGGACTTATCGGGCTTTTATTGGCGGTTATTTTAAGTGCTGCCATGTCTAGCACCGCCAGTGAGCTCAACGCTTTGGGCTCGACCACCACCATCGATTTATACAAAAGAAACACCAGCGATAAAACCGAAGAACACATGGTTAAGGCCTCAAAATGGTTTACCTTCGCTTGGGGCATCATGGCCATTGCCGTGGCTTGCGTAGCCAATTTGGCTGAGAATTTAATTCAGTTGGTAAACATCATCGGCTCTATATTTTACGGTAATGTTTTAGGGATATTTCTGTTAGCGTTCTTCTTTAAATTCGTTAAGGGCAACGCCGTTTTTATTGGGGCACTTATTACACAAACCATTGTGATTGCACTTTACTTTTTAAATGAATTTGAAATCATTAACCTACCATTTTTATGGCTAAATTTTGTAGGCTGCATTATCGTGATTGCTCTAGCTTGTTTAATTCAATTAACACAAAAAAATGACACCAGAGAAAGCATTTAA
- the clpB gene encoding ATP-dependent chaperone ClpB produces MNLNNYTIKSQEAIQQAQQTAQGLGHQQIENEHLFKGIFEVDENVLPFILKKLNVNVSILQQALDKQLESFSKVSGGELMLSREAGKSLNEASIIAKKMKDDYVSIEHLILAIFKSNSKIAQMLKDQGVTEKTLNAAIAELRQGDRVTSQSQEDTYNSLGKYAKNLNQLAKDGKLDPVIGRDEEIRRILQILSRRTKNNPILVGEPGTGKTAIAEGLAHRIIDGDIPENLKDKQIFALDMGALIAGAKYKGEFEERLKAVIKEVTSSDGDIVLFIDEIHTLVGAGGGQGAMDAANILKPALARGELRAIGATTLDEYQKYFEKDKALERRFQKVTVNEPDTESAISILRGIKEKYETHHKVRIKDDAIIGAVELSQRYITNRFLPDKAIDLMDEAASKMRMEINSKPEELDVLDRKIMQLEIEIEAIKREKDEAKLKSLRSDLANLKEERNEINAKWKSEKEVVDNIQNTKQDIENFKLEAERAEREGDYGKVAELRYGKIKQAQEQLEIFQKQLQEQSENSLIKEEVTYDDIAEVVAKWTGIPVTKMLQSEREKLLKLENELHKRVVGQEEAIEAVSDAVRRSRAGLQNPQKPVGTFLFLGTTGVGKTELAKALAEYLFDDENAMTRIDMSEYQERHAVSRLVGAPPGYVGYDEGGQLTEAVRRKPYSVVLLDEIEKAHPDAFNILLQVLDEGRLTDNKGRVADFKNTIIIMTSNIGSHIIQERFEATKDIETAIEVAKVDVLALLKQSVRPEFLNRIDDTIMFTPLSKENIIDIVGLQLKNITKMIAKQGITFDATPEAVSYLADKGYNPEYGARPVKRVIQKEVLNALSKEILAGKVTTDSIILLDAFDDKLVFRNQGDLVQEKF; encoded by the coding sequence ATGAACCTAAACAATTATACCATAAAATCGCAGGAAGCCATCCAGCAAGCGCAACAAACCGCGCAAGGCTTGGGGCACCAACAAATAGAAAACGAACACCTTTTTAAAGGCATTTTTGAGGTGGATGAAAACGTTTTACCTTTCATTTTGAAAAAATTGAACGTTAACGTTTCAATACTTCAACAAGCTTTAGACAAGCAGCTGGAAAGTTTTTCTAAAGTTTCGGGTGGCGAACTGATGTTGTCTCGTGAAGCTGGAAAATCGCTTAACGAAGCATCGATTATTGCCAAGAAAATGAAAGATGATTATGTATCGATTGAACATTTGATTTTGGCGATTTTTAAATCGAATAGTAAAATAGCACAGATGTTGAAAGACCAAGGTGTTACCGAAAAAACCTTGAACGCTGCTATTGCTGAATTACGCCAAGGCGACCGCGTAACATCGCAAAGCCAGGAAGACACCTACAACTCTCTGGGCAAATACGCTAAAAATTTAAACCAACTGGCCAAAGATGGCAAGTTAGATCCGGTAATTGGTCGTGATGAAGAAATACGAAGAATTCTTCAAATTTTATCACGTCGTACCAAAAACAATCCGATTTTGGTTGGCGAACCCGGTACGGGTAAAACGGCTATTGCCGAAGGTTTGGCTCATCGAATTATTGATGGCGATATTCCTGAAAACTTAAAAGACAAACAAATTTTCGCGCTCGATATGGGGGCACTTATTGCCGGCGCAAAATACAAAGGTGAATTTGAAGAACGCCTAAAAGCCGTTATTAAAGAAGTAACCAGTAGCGATGGCGATATCGTACTGTTTATTGACGAAATCCACACCCTTGTTGGTGCGGGTGGCGGACAAGGTGCTATGGATGCTGCCAACATTTTAAAGCCTGCCCTAGCCCGTGGCGAACTGCGCGCTATTGGAGCAACCACTTTAGATGAGTACCAAAAATACTTTGAGAAAGACAAGGCCCTGGAACGACGTTTCCAAAAAGTTACGGTAAATGAACCCGATACCGAAAGTGCCATTTCCATACTTCGCGGTATCAAGGAAAAATACGAAACACACCATAAAGTGCGTATAAAAGATGATGCCATTATCGGTGCGGTAGAATTGTCGCAACGCTACATCACCAACCGTTTTTTACCTGATAAGGCTATCGATTTAATGGATGAGGCTGCTTCAAAAATGCGCATGGAAATCAACTCCAAACCCGAAGAACTCGATGTTTTGGACAGAAAAATTATGCAGCTTGAAATTGAAATCGAAGCCATTAAACGCGAAAAAGACGAAGCGAAATTGAAAAGCCTGCGTTCCGATTTAGCAAACCTAAAAGAAGAACGTAACGAAATCAATGCCAAATGGAAAAGTGAAAAAGAAGTGGTCGATAATATCCAAAACACCAAACAGGATATTGAAAACTTCAAATTGGAAGCTGAAAGGGCCGAGCGTGAAGGCGATTACGGAAAAGTGGCCGAATTGCGCTATGGTAAAATAAAACAAGCCCAAGAGCAACTTGAAATCTTTCAAAAGCAATTGCAGGAACAAAGTGAAAATTCCTTAATAAAAGAGGAAGTCACTTATGATGATATTGCCGAAGTGGTTGCCAAGTGGACAGGCATACCCGTTACCAAAATGCTGCAGAGCGAACGTGAAAAACTTTTGAAGCTTGAAAACGAATTGCACAAGCGTGTGGTTGGCCAAGAGGAAGCCATTGAAGCCGTAAGTGACGCCGTAAGACGTAGCCGTGCCGGATTGCAAAATCCACAAAAGCCAGTCGGCACCTTTTTGTTCCTCGGAACCACTGGTGTTGGTAAAACCGAATTGGCAAAAGCATTGGCAGAATACTTGTTCGACGACGAAAACGCCATGACCAGAATTGACATGAGCGAATACCAAGAACGCCACGCCGTAAGTCGATTGGTAGGTGCGCCTCCAGGATACGTAGGTTATGATGAAGGCGGACAACTGACCGAAGCCGTGAGAAGAAAACCGTATTCGGTGGTACTGCTAGATGAAATTGAAAAGGCACACCCCGATGCATTCAACATCTTGCTACAGGTATTGGATGAAGGCCGATTAACCGACAACAAAGGACGAGTGGCCGATTTTAAAAACACGATTATCATCATGACTTCCAACATTGGAAGCCACATTATTCAAGAGCGTTTTGAAGCCACAAAAGACATAGAAACGGCCATAGAAGTCGCCAAAGTAGATGTATTGGCGTTGTTAAAACAATCGGTGCGGCCTGAGTTTTTAAACCGAATAGACGATACTATTATGTTTACACCTTTAAGCAAGGAAAACATAATTGATATCGTGGGGCTTCAACTAAAAAACATCACTAAGATGATAGCCAAACAAGGTATCACTTTTGATGCTACACCAGAAGCCGTGAGTTACTTGGCCGACAAAGGTTACAATCCAGAATATGGTGCCCGACCTGTAAAACGCGTTATCCAAAAAGAAGTGCTTAACGCTTTAAGTAAAGAGATTTTGGCGGGGAAAGTCACAACAGATAGCATCATTTTACTCGATGCATTTGACGATAAACTGGTGTTTAGAAACCAAGGCGACCTCGTTCAAGAAAAATTTTAA
- a CDS encoding gamma-glutamylcyclotransferase family protein: MTSTYLFVYGTLLKDTGNDMASFLHAHSECLGNGYFHGKLYRISWYPGAVLSENTSENVHGKIFKIHDAAVFKVLDDYEGTGINYPEPHLFKKEQVTAFLEDGATIETVVYLYNLPLDGLQQIKSGDFLKHVSDS; encoded by the coding sequence ATGACTTCTACTTATTTGTTTGTTTACGGCACGTTGTTGAAAGACACCGGCAACGATATGGCCAGTTTTTTGCACGCTCATTCTGAGTGTTTGGGCAATGGTTATTTCCACGGAAAACTTTACAGAATATCTTGGTACCCCGGCGCAGTTTTAAGTGAAAACACTTCTGAAAATGTACACGGAAAAATATTCAAAATACACGATGCTGCCGTGTTTAAAGTGCTTGATGACTACGAGGGCACTGGTATCAACTATCCCGAACCGCATTTGTTTAAAAAAGAACAAGTTACTGCTTTTTTAGAAGATGGTGCAACGATTGAAACCGTTGTTTATCTTTATAATTTACCGCTTGATGGATTACAGCAAATTAAATCGGGCGATTTTTTAAAACACGTTTCGGATAGCTAA